In one window of Oryza sativa Japonica Group chromosome 9, ASM3414082v1 DNA:
- the LOC4347337 gene encoding putative wall-associated receptor kinase-like 16, whose protein sequence is MASRPPLLLQYSSLLLLCLAVSAPPAAAGNVPAPVAAVSKPGCPTKCGAVDIPFPFGIGEHCGLEAPYTNYPFKFDCKPVDGTSKPFFRGMEVTKISMEDGKAWMKMNISKNCYNQSTGTREDNTNTTSVSFSRSPFWISDRDNKIIVIGCETFSYMQINNVLTGCVPSCRNDPKDGICSGEAGCCKLDFPNGTWYYSTYFSKRNNNSSPCSFITVMETTTFNFNKNYFNSTTFYDTYNGLAKVSLDWIITMDSCDRVKRNTTSYACISGKSRCVDDPKGGYRCKCSDGYEGNPYVKDGCKDINECLDNATYPCPGICKNTLGNFTCSCYPGNYMMNGICIPNQKSGFPKNLVIGASVGAVLLVIIVTYACFIREKRKLQYVKRRYFRQHGGMLLFEEIKSQQGISFKIFSEEELQQATNKFDKQQVLGQGGNATVYKGLLKGNTEIAVKRCITIDMKQKKEFGKEMLILSQTNHRNVVKLLGCCLEVEVPMLVYEFIPNGTLFSLIHGNHNQHISLDTRLRIAHESAEALAYLHSWASPPILHGDVKSSNILLDKDYVAKVSDFGASILAPTDESQFVTLVQGTCGYLDPEYMQTCQLTDKSDVYSFGVVILELLTRKKAFNLESPEDERSLAMRFLSAMKEKRLSDILDDQIMTGDNLEFLEEIAELAKQCLEMSGENRPLMKEVADKLDRLRKVMQHPWAQQNPEEMESLLGDSSYEINNSTVENTGNFSINSELQCLESGR, encoded by the exons ATGGCCAGCCGCCCGCCGCTTCTTCTGCAGTActcgtcgctgctgctgctctgcctTGCCgtctcggcgccgccggccgcagccGGCAAcgtgccggcgccggtggcggccgTCTCGAAGCCGGGCTGCCCGACCAAGTGCGGCGCCGTGGACATCCCGTTCCCGTTCGGCATCGGCGAGCACTGCGGGCTCGAGGCGCCTTACACAAACTACCCGTTCAAGTTCGACTGCAAGCCCGTTGACGGCACCAGCAAGCCTTTCTTCAGGGGTATGGAGGTGACCAAGATCTCCATGGAAGACGGCAAGGCCTGGATGAAGATGAACATATCCAAGAACTGCTACAACCAGTCGACGGGCACCAGGGAGGACAACACCAACACAACATCTGTGAGCTTCAGCCGCTCGCCTTTCTGGATATCGGACAGGGATAACAAGATCATCGTCATCGGGTGCGAAACGTTTTCGTATATGCAGATCAATAAT GTTTTAACAGGTTGTGTGCCCTCATGCAGAAACGACCCCAAGGACGGTATATGTTCCGGTGAAGCGGGTTGCTGCAAACTTGATTTCCCCAATGGCACATGGTACTATAGTACTTATTTCAGTAAAAGAAATAATAACAGCAGTCCTTGCAGCTTCATAACAGTGATGGAAACCACAACCTTCAACTTCAACAAAAATTATTTCAACTCCACTACATTCTATGACACATACAATGGGTTAGCTAAGGTTTCCCTAGATTGGATCATAACAATGGATTCATGTGATCGAGTCAAAAGAAACACTACTTCATATGCATGCATTAGTGGAAAAAGTCGTTGTGTTGATGATCCAAAGGGAGGTTACCGCTGCAAGTGCTCTGATGGATATGAAGGCAATCCATACGTCAAGGATGGATGCAAAG ATATTAATGAGTGCCTCGACAATGCTACTTACCCTTGTCCGGGAATATGTAAGAATACGTTGGGGAATTTCACCTGCTCATGCTACCCTGGAAACTATATGATGAATGGAATTTGCATTCCAAATCAGAAGTCTGGTTTTCCTAAAAATCTTGTAATAG GAGCAAGTGTTGGGGCCGTATTACTAGTGATTATAGTAACTTATGCATGCTTCATCAGAGAGAAGAGAAAGCTACAGTATGTCAAAAGGCGGTACTTCCGCCAACATGGTGGTATGTTGCTATTCGAAGAGATAAAATCTCAACAAGGCATTTCATTCAAAATCTTCTCAGAAGAAGAATTGCAACAAGCAACAAACAAGTTTGACAAACAACAAGTCCTTGGCCAAGGAGGCAATGCAACTGTTTACAAGGGACTTCTCAAGGGAAACACGGAAATAGCCGTCAAAAGATGCATCACAATTGAtatgaaacaaaagaaagaatTCGGCAAGGAAATGCTAATCTTGTCCCAAACCAACCATAGGAACGTTGTCAAATTATTGGGTTGCTGCCTCGAAGTAGAAGTTCCGATGCTTGTCTATGAGTTCATTCCAAATGGCACATTGTTCTCTCTCATCCACGGGAACCACAATCAACACATCTCCTTGGATACTCGCTTACGTATTGCACATGAATCTGCAGAGGCTCTTGCCTATTTACACTCATGGGCATCACCACCGATCCTCCATGGCGATGTCAAGTCCTCAAATATCCTCTTAGACAAAGATTATGTAGCAAAAGTTTCTGACTTCGGTGCTTCCATCCTAGCACCAACTGATGAGTCGCAGTTCGTCACTCTCGTTCAAGGAACTTGTGGATACCTCGATCCAGAGTACATGCAAACATGCCAGTTAACAGATAAAAGTGATGTATATAGCTTTGGAGTTGTTATTCTAGAATTGCTCACAAGAAAGAAAGCATTCAACCTTGAAAGCCCTGAAGATGAGAGGAGCCTAGCCATGAGGTTTCTATCAGCCATGAAGGAAAAAAGACTTTCTGATATTTTAGATGATCAAATCATGACGGGAGATAATTTGGAGTTTCTTGAAGAGATTGCAGAGTTAGCAAAGCAATGCTTGGAAATGTCTGGTGAGAATAGACCGTTGATGAAGGAAGTTGCAGACAAGCTCGATAGGTTGAGGAAGGTAATGCAACATCCATGGGCACAACAAAATCCTGAAGAGATGGAGAGCTTACTTGGGGACTCTTCTTACGAGATCAACAACTCAACGGTTGAGAATACAGGAAATTTCAGCATCAATAGTGAACTTCAGTGTCTAGAATCAGGCCGTTAA